From the Salinimicrobium tongyeongense genome, one window contains:
- a CDS encoding cation:proton antiporter: MLELAGLVILGILAQWVAWKTKTPAILPLILIGLFVGPVSTLLSDDGTKWLEPIWNGEEGVFPGESLFYFVSLAIAVILFEGGLTLRRGEVGNIGPVIVKLISVGVVVTFFGAGLAAHFIYGFSWQISFLFSSLIIVTGPTVIAPILRNIPLKTHVSSILKWEGILIDPIGALIAVLMYEFIRVEGGQDFTITALTEFGKIILFGFTFGFTFAHILALLIKRNVIPHYLLNVFTLATVLGVFVLADTFAHESGLLAVVVMGMVMGNKNLPNIKELLYFKESLSVLLISILFILLAANIEISDLLLIYNWKAAMLFGAIVFIVRPVGVILSSLGSNLKANEIAFISWVGPRGIVAAGIASLFGLKLAREGVPGAEYITPLVFMVVLLSVLLNATTARIFAKLVGVFVKDAEGILIIGASSVSRLIGKYLQDNKRHVVLMDNNADNVMKAKDLGLDAIAGSVYEDDLFNNIELNDVGYLMAMTGNSDINKTAINKFTSQYGEKGSFRLISSDEMNDPETNPSEGLFSHTDDYIKLTEVARSHPTIHEVVLNSRAHYEGLLEISKTDPDIIPLFVKTDTGELKIIPSHSSEVEISSGYQLVYLGKKIKKEEEEQEENYEETVEKLEGED; the protein is encoded by the coding sequence ATGTTAGAACTTGCAGGCTTAGTTATCCTGGGAATACTGGCGCAGTGGGTTGCCTGGAAAACCAAGACCCCGGCAATACTTCCGCTTATACTTATTGGCCTTTTTGTAGGCCCTGTTTCCACTTTACTTTCTGATGACGGTACCAAATGGCTGGAACCTATCTGGAACGGGGAAGAAGGTGTTTTTCCCGGCGAAAGCTTATTTTATTTCGTTTCGCTGGCCATTGCCGTAATTCTTTTTGAAGGAGGCCTTACCCTAAGGCGGGGCGAGGTGGGAAATATTGGCCCGGTTATCGTGAAACTCATAAGTGTGGGGGTTGTGGTTACCTTTTTTGGTGCCGGCCTTGCAGCTCATTTTATTTACGGGTTCTCGTGGCAAATCTCTTTCCTGTTTTCGTCGCTTATTATTGTTACAGGCCCTACGGTTATAGCACCTATTCTTCGGAATATTCCTCTTAAGACCCATGTTTCTTCCATCCTGAAATGGGAAGGGATTTTGATTGATCCCATTGGAGCACTCATTGCTGTATTGATGTACGAATTTATACGCGTTGAAGGCGGGCAGGATTTTACGATCACCGCACTTACCGAGTTTGGGAAGATCATCCTGTTCGGGTTTACTTTCGGGTTTACTTTTGCCCATATCCTGGCCCTGCTCATAAAACGGAATGTGATTCCTCATTACCTGCTCAATGTTTTCACACTGGCCACGGTGCTCGGGGTTTTTGTACTGGCCGATACTTTTGCCCATGAGAGCGGACTTTTAGCCGTGGTGGTCATGGGAATGGTGATGGGAAACAAAAACCTGCCAAACATCAAGGAGCTCTTGTATTTCAAAGAGTCCCTGAGTGTCCTGCTTATTTCGATCCTGTTCATCCTTTTGGCGGCAAACATTGAAATATCTGATCTGTTGCTTATCTACAACTGGAAAGCTGCCATGTTATTTGGTGCCATAGTCTTTATTGTGAGGCCCGTTGGGGTGATTTTAAGCTCCCTTGGATCTAACCTCAAAGCCAATGAGATCGCTTTTATCAGCTGGGTTGGTCCCCGCGGGATCGTTGCTGCGGGTATTGCTTCCCTCTTTGGCCTTAAACTTGCCAGGGAAGGCGTACCTGGAGCCGAGTACATCACGCCGCTGGTCTTTATGGTGGTACTACTTTCTGTACTGCTCAACGCTACAACCGCCCGCATTTTTGCCAAACTGGTTGGGGTTTTTGTAAAAGATGCCGAAGGAATTCTCATTATTGGAGCTTCATCTGTCTCCAGGCTCATTGGCAAGTACCTGCAGGATAATAAACGCCACGTGGTGCTCATGGATAACAATGCCGACAATGTTATGAAGGCTAAAGACCTGGGCCTCGATGCCATTGCCGGAAGTGTTTATGAAGATGACCTTTTTAACAACATTGAGCTCAACGACGTGGGTTACCTTATGGCGATGACGGGGAACAGTGATATTAATAAAACGGCGATCAATAAATTTACCAGTCAGTACGGTGAAAAAGGTTCTTTCAGGCTTATTTCTTCTGATGAAATGAATGACCCGGAGACAAATCCTTCCGAAGGTCTATTCTCGCATACCGATGATTATATCAAGTTGACCGAAGTTGCCAGGAGCCATCCTACCATACACGAGGTGGTGCTTAATAGCAGGGCGCATTACGAAGGATTGCTGGAAATCTCAAAGACCGATCCCGATATAATTCCGCTGTTCGTAAAGACCGATACCGGCGAGTTGAAAATAATCCCATCTCACAGTTCAGAAGTAGAGATTAGCAGCGGGTACCAGCTTGTATACCTGGGTAAGAAGATCAAGAAGGAGGAAGAAGAACAGGAAGAGAATTATGAAGAGACCGTAGAAAAGCTGGAGGGTGAAGATTAA
- a CDS encoding YebC/PmpR family DNA-binding transcriptional regulator, whose protein sequence is MAGHSKWANIKHRKGAQDKKRAKQFTRAIKDISVAVKTGGGADPEANPALRNAISNAKGVNMPKDTIERAIKKASGAEADNYELVTFEGYGPNGIAFFIECTTDNTNRTVSSVRSIFSKNGGSLGTNGSLEFLFDRKGVFSIAKEDIPMDMEKFELELIEGGATSIEKEENLIYAYTDFTDFGSMNSKLEELEVEPKNAGLQRIPLNTVELPVKEAAKILELAEKFEEDEDVQDVYHNLELTDELLEEISKD, encoded by the coding sequence ATGGCCGGACATAGCAAATGGGCGAATATCAAACACCGGAAAGGAGCTCAGGATAAAAAGCGTGCAAAACAATTTACCAGGGCTATAAAAGATATAAGTGTAGCAGTGAAAACCGGGGGAGGAGCAGATCCTGAAGCGAATCCTGCGCTGCGTAATGCCATTTCAAACGCCAAAGGGGTGAACATGCCCAAAGACACCATTGAACGCGCTATTAAAAAAGCCAGTGGGGCAGAGGCCGATAATTACGAACTGGTCACCTTTGAAGGTTATGGCCCCAACGGAATTGCCTTTTTCATTGAATGCACTACAGATAATACCAATCGCACGGTTTCTTCGGTGAGGTCAATTTTCTCAAAGAACGGCGGCAGCCTTGGCACCAACGGATCACTCGAGTTTTTGTTTGATCGCAAAGGGGTCTTCAGCATAGCAAAAGAAGATATTCCCATGGACATGGAAAAATTTGAACTCGAACTCATAGAAGGAGGTGCCACCAGTATCGAAAAAGAAGAGAACCTTATCTACGCTTATACCGATTTTACAGATTTTGGCAGCATGAATTCCAAACTGGAAGAACTGGAGGTGGAGCCCAAAAACGCCGGCCTCCAGAGGATTCCCTTAAACACCGTGGAGTTACCGGTAAAAGAAGCCGCCAAAATTTTAGAGTTAGCCGAAAAATTTGAAGAAGATGAAGATGTTCAGGATGTCTACCACAACCTGGAACTTACAGATGAACTTCTGGAAGAGATCAGTAAAGATTAA
- the lepA gene encoding translation elongation factor 4, with protein sequence MKNIRNFCIIAHIDHGKSTLADRLLDSTGSVTDREKQEQLLDSMDLERERGITIKSHAIQMDYTYKGEQYILNLIDTPGHVDFSYEVSRSIAACEGALLVVDAAQSIQAQTISNLYLALENDLEIIPVLNKVDLPSANPEEVTDDIVDLLGCDPSDVIPASAKTGLGIAEILAAIIERIPPPSGKVDAPLRALIFDSVYNPFRGVETYFRVINGSIKKGQNIKFVATNKDYFADEVGTLRLKQFPRQEIKTGDVGYLITGIKEAKEVKVGDTITDAKNPTTEAVPGFEDVKPMVFAGIYPVDTEDYEDLRASMEKLQLNDASLVFTPESSAALGFGFRCGFLGMLHLEIIQERLEREFDMTVITTVPNVSYHAYTHKNKDQVILVNNPSDLPEPSSLDRVEEPYIKATIITKADFVGPVMSLCIEKRGQITNQTYLTTDRVELSFDMPLAEIVFDFYDRLKTVSKGYASFDYSPIGMRASKLVKVDVLLNGNVVDALSALLHVDNAYDIGKKMCEKLKELIPRQQFDIPIQAAIGAKIIARETVKALRKDVTAKCYGGDISRKRKLLEKQKKGKKRMRQVGNVEIPQEAFMAVLKLND encoded by the coding sequence ATGAAGAACATTCGGAATTTTTGCATTATTGCCCACATTGACCACGGAAAAAGTACTCTGGCCGATCGCTTGTTAGATTCCACAGGATCTGTGACCGACAGGGAAAAGCAGGAACAGCTGCTGGACAGTATGGATTTGGAGCGAGAAAGGGGAATTACCATTAAGAGCCACGCAATTCAAATGGATTATACCTATAAGGGCGAGCAGTATATTCTCAACCTTATTGACACTCCCGGCCACGTAGATTTCTCTTACGAGGTTTCCCGGTCTATCGCTGCCTGTGAAGGTGCGTTACTCGTAGTTGATGCAGCACAGAGCATCCAGGCGCAAACAATTTCAAACCTTTACCTGGCGCTGGAAAATGACCTGGAGATTATTCCTGTTTTGAACAAGGTAGACCTGCCAAGTGCAAACCCCGAAGAAGTTACCGATGATATTGTTGACCTCCTGGGGTGTGACCCTTCCGATGTTATTCCCGCCAGTGCAAAGACCGGACTGGGAATTGCTGAAATCCTCGCTGCCATTATTGAACGCATTCCGCCGCCATCGGGCAAGGTAGATGCTCCTTTAAGAGCACTTATTTTTGACTCGGTCTATAACCCTTTCCGCGGTGTGGAGACTTATTTCAGAGTAATTAACGGATCTATAAAAAAGGGGCAAAACATTAAATTTGTCGCTACAAATAAAGATTACTTTGCCGATGAAGTAGGCACTTTAAGGCTGAAACAATTCCCGAGACAGGAGATTAAAACGGGAGATGTGGGCTACCTCATCACCGGAATCAAAGAAGCCAAAGAGGTGAAAGTGGGTGATACCATCACCGATGCTAAAAACCCCACGACTGAAGCAGTTCCGGGATTTGAGGACGTAAAACCCATGGTTTTCGCCGGAATCTATCCTGTAGATACCGAAGATTACGAAGACCTGCGTGCTTCTATGGAAAAACTTCAGCTCAACGATGCTTCCCTGGTCTTCACGCCCGAAAGTTCAGCGGCACTGGGCTTTGGTTTCCGTTGTGGTTTCCTCGGAATGCTTCACCTGGAGATCATTCAGGAACGCCTGGAGCGGGAATTTGATATGACCGTCATTACTACGGTTCCAAACGTTTCCTACCACGCCTATACCCATAAGAACAAAGACCAGGTGATCCTGGTAAACAACCCTTCAGACCTGCCCGAGCCTTCAAGCCTTGACAGGGTAGAAGAACCATACATTAAAGCCACCATCATCACCAAAGCCGATTTTGTTGGCCCTGTAATGTCTTTATGTATCGAAAAACGCGGACAAATTACCAACCAGACCTATCTTACCACAGATCGTGTGGAGCTGTCTTTTGACATGCCGCTCGCCGAAATTGTATTTGACTTCTATGACAGGCTAAAAACGGTTTCTAAAGGTTATGCTTCTTTTGACTATTCTCCTATTGGAATGCGCGCTTCAAAGCTCGTGAAGGTAGACGTACTGCTTAACGGTAATGTTGTGGATGCACTTTCGGCCCTGTTGCACGTAGACAATGCCTATGATATTGGGAAGAAAATGTGTGAAAAGCTCAAGGAGTTGATCCCGAGGCAACAGTTCGACATCCCTATACAGGCCGCTATTGGCGCCAAGATCATTGCCCGTGAAACAGTGAAAGCCCTTAGAAAAGATGTTACCGCAAAATGTTACGGAGGAGATATTTCCCGAAAAAGAAAACTTCTCGAAAAGCAGAAAAAAGGTAAGAAAAGAATGCGCCAGGTTGGAAACGTCGAAATTCCGCAGGAAGCTTTTATGGCGGTGCTGAAGTTGAACGATTAG
- a CDS encoding ROK family protein encodes MNYRTIGIDIGATKTRIGVVQDAQVIKEADFPTSSTASKQQILDELSAGIIEVAGGDFYGIGIGVPGLVDEENGILFDLLNIPSFKEVHLKDHLERQFNKPVRVTNDANVFAMGEKMFGEGQPYKNLVGITLGSGFGCGIIIHDQLYSGAYSSAGEIGSIPYLDGIIEDYCSGKFFKRNGISGNEVFKGAQAGDEAALLLFEKFGEHLGSAIKLILNVLSPQAILLGGSISKAFPFFEASLQNTINSFPFKKVREQLIVKPSNTSNIALLGAAALILAETPKPVDY; translated from the coding sequence ATGAATTACAGAACAATAGGTATTGATATAGGGGCGACCAAGACCAGGATTGGGGTCGTTCAAGATGCACAGGTAATTAAGGAAGCCGATTTTCCAACTTCTTCTACGGCTTCAAAACAGCAAATTTTAGATGAACTTTCCGCAGGCATCATTGAGGTTGCCGGAGGAGATTTCTACGGAATTGGAATTGGGGTTCCGGGGCTGGTAGATGAGGAGAACGGCATCCTGTTCGATCTCCTGAACATCCCTTCTTTTAAGGAAGTGCATCTAAAAGACCATTTAGAGCGACAGTTTAATAAACCTGTTCGCGTGACCAATGATGCAAACGTTTTCGCCATGGGTGAAAAGATGTTTGGTGAGGGACAGCCTTATAAAAACCTGGTGGGAATCACCCTGGGTTCGGGTTTTGGATGCGGAATCATCATACATGACCAGCTGTATTCAGGTGCGTATTCGAGTGCGGGGGAAATAGGCAGTATCCCTTATTTAGACGGAATTATTGAAGATTACTGCAGCGGAAAATTCTTTAAGAGAAATGGCATTTCCGGGAATGAAGTCTTTAAAGGTGCACAGGCTGGAGATGAAGCAGCATTGTTGCTTTTTGAAAAATTTGGGGAGCACCTTGGCAGCGCCATAAAACTGATATTAAACGTGCTTTCGCCCCAGGCCATATTACTGGGAGGATCCATAAGCAAAGCATTTCCGTTTTTTGAAGCCAGTCTTCAGAACACCATAAACAGTTTTCCTTTTAAGAAGGTAAGGGAACAACTGATTGTTAAACCTTCAAACACCTCAAATATTGCCCTTTTAGGAGCTGCAGCATTAATTCTTGCTGAAACGCCTAAACCTGTAGACTATTAA
- a CDS encoding sugar MFS transporter translates to MAKTTANNTSAAVNDSGNATRSIIIIGALFFIFGFVTWLNALLIPYLKIACELTTFQAYFVTFSFYIAYVVMAPISTRTLNHFGFKKGMSVALGVMALGALLFIPAAMSRTYLVFLLGLFVMGGGLAILQTAVNPYVTIVGPAESAAKRISIMGICNKLAGAIAPILIGVFLQLDKAEVLAGTTDEAALDEMALRVIPPYIGIIIVLLALALWVYKSSLPEVEAEDEDDANALQKNTKKITDYPHAILGVVTLFIYVGVEVIAVDTIIDYGIFQGFDFETAKGFTTGTMAAMIIGYLLGIVAIPKFIKQENALKVCAILGVVCTVGAIFTSGFLSVAFIALLGLANSLMWPAIWPLALADVGKLTKAVSSLLVMGIAGGAIIPLAYGGLAEALDKQMAYWVAVPLYLFILYYAVAGHKIRKA, encoded by the coding sequence ATGGCTAAAACTACTGCAAACAATACATCGGCTGCCGTTAACGATTCTGGTAACGCCACCCGTTCCATCATTATTATTGGTGCGCTCTTCTTCATCTTCGGGTTTGTGACCTGGCTCAACGCACTTTTAATTCCATACCTCAAAATTGCCTGTGAGCTCACCACTTTTCAGGCTTATTTTGTGACCTTTTCATTTTATATTGCCTATGTGGTCATGGCGCCCATATCTACCAGGACCTTAAACCATTTCGGTTTTAAAAAAGGGATGTCGGTAGCTTTAGGTGTCATGGCATTGGGAGCCTTACTTTTCATTCCGGCGGCAATGAGCCGCACGTACCTGGTATTTTTACTTGGCCTGTTTGTAATGGGTGGAGGTCTGGCCATTCTTCAAACTGCAGTGAACCCTTATGTGACCATTGTTGGGCCGGCAGAGAGTGCCGCAAAACGAATTAGCATCATGGGGATCTGTAACAAGCTTGCAGGTGCCATAGCGCCAATATTAATAGGAGTTTTCCTTCAGCTGGATAAAGCTGAAGTTCTTGCAGGAACTACAGATGAAGCTGCTTTAGATGAAATGGCGCTTCGGGTAATTCCTCCTTATATCGGTATCATAATCGTGTTGCTGGCTTTGGCCCTGTGGGTTTATAAATCTAGTCTTCCTGAAGTTGAGGCCGAAGATGAAGACGATGCAAATGCGCTTCAGAAAAATACTAAAAAAATCACCGATTATCCGCACGCCATCCTCGGGGTGGTTACACTTTTTATATATGTGGGTGTTGAAGTTATAGCCGTTGATACCATTATTGACTACGGAATTTTTCAGGGGTTTGATTTTGAAACTGCCAAAGGCTTTACCACAGGTACCATGGCTGCAATGATCATTGGTTATCTTCTGGGAATCGTTGCTATTCCGAAGTTTATAAAACAGGAAAACGCCCTGAAGGTTTGTGCTATTCTTGGCGTAGTGTGCACTGTGGGGGCAATTTTCACTTCAGGCTTTTTGTCGGTAGCATTTATTGCCCTTTTAGGGCTGGCAAATTCATTGATGTGGCCTGCCATCTGGCCGCTTGCTTTGGCAGATGTAGGAAAACTTACCAAAGCAGTTTCATCCCTGCTTGTAATGGGAATTGCGGGGGGTGCAATTATACCGTTGGCCTATGGCGGTTTGGCAGAAGCACTTGACAAGCAAATGGCTTATTGGGTAGCAGTACCGCTTTATTTGTTCATTCTTTATTACGCGGTTGCAGGACACAAAATAAGAAAGGCATGA
- a CDS encoding creatininase family protein: MRPYILAETNWKAVKEQKTEVAVLTWGATEAHNFHLPYATDNYQIEAIAAEAAKNAWEAGAKVLVLPNIPYGVNTGQTEVELCMNLYPSTQLAILNDLVEVLHRSGIKKLLLLNGHGGNNFKALLREVGARYPKMLLVTTSFFQTVDRKEFFEEAGDHADEMESSLMLHLKPELVLPLQEAGTGEEKRSKLTAIKQGWAWSERKWHLVSADTGIGNPKKASAEKGKRFFEAVTRQVADLLLEMDKINNEDRYEE; this comes from the coding sequence ATGAGACCTTACATACTGGCAGAAACAAACTGGAAAGCTGTAAAAGAGCAAAAAACCGAGGTGGCTGTGCTTACCTGGGGCGCTACTGAAGCTCATAATTTTCACCTGCCTTATGCCACAGATAATTATCAGATAGAGGCAATTGCTGCCGAAGCTGCCAAAAATGCCTGGGAAGCAGGAGCAAAGGTGCTGGTCTTGCCCAATATACCTTATGGTGTGAATACAGGGCAGACAGAAGTTGAACTTTGTATGAACCTGTACCCCTCCACGCAGCTGGCAATTCTCAATGATCTTGTGGAAGTTCTTCACAGAAGTGGGATTAAAAAACTCCTTTTGCTGAACGGTCATGGCGGAAATAATTTTAAAGCTCTTTTGAGGGAAGTAGGAGCGAGGTATCCAAAAATGCTCCTTGTGACCACAAGTTTTTTTCAGACGGTAGACCGGAAGGAGTTCTTTGAAGAAGCCGGAGACCACGCCGATGAAATGGAAAGCAGTTTAATGCTGCATTTAAAGCCCGAACTTGTGCTGCCGCTTCAGGAAGCAGGAACGGGAGAGGAAAAAAGGTCAAAATTGACCGCAATTAAGCAGGGCTGGGCATGGAGTGAAAGGAAATGGCACCTGGTTTCGGCAGATACCGGGATAGGAAACCCCAAAAAAGCTTCCGCAGAAAAAGGAAAGCGGTTTTTTGAGGCCGTAACCCGTCAGGTGGCAGATCTATTACTCGAAATGGATAAAATTAATAATGAGGATCGGTACGAGGAATAA
- a CDS encoding beta-N-acetylhexosaminidase, which translates to MKYLFRGLGFLLFAATLTSCGGSETLKAPQTTAIPEIPAIIPLPAQVSWEERAYAIPVENNICYSGEAQEAAQWIETLLSKAGFSVSANASANCGNWRIEQDSSLNATLGEEGYQLKISEEGVMLKAASKAGLFYGIQTLRQMFPAQIESEGLKGGVVLRHTSIEDKPEFGWRGTMVDVARSFFDLEYLKRHVDRMALYKMNRLHLHLSDDQGWRIEIKGWPKLTEIGGKSSVRRGRSGYLTQEEYKELQDYALERNITIIPEIDMPGHIYAALLSYPELNCDEYSNLTPKRAIPPAIFEDYNVGWSKFCLENPEIYKFVADVVEEMAEITKGPWLHIGGDEIEDPRYEEFVIKADSIVQSYGKTTIGWEEVTKAEVSSNLISQQWHGKVESVVKDIKVIHSLCSGLYLDHANEPGQENTNNWCKKDGVSLENTYNFDNYNPNVLGVEAAVWSEYVLTDEMMDNRFWPRAIAAAEVGWTKGSHRNYDDFAERLGKQGDRLRALDINFYRSPGVNWGVEKTVPGVFSNL; encoded by the coding sequence ATGAAATACCTTTTTAGAGGCCTTGGTTTCTTACTTTTTGCCGCCACCCTTACTTCTTGTGGAGGATCAGAAACTTTAAAAGCCCCGCAAACAACTGCTATTCCCGAAATTCCTGCCATTATCCCGCTGCCTGCACAGGTGAGCTGGGAGGAGAGAGCTTATGCGATTCCGGTTGAAAATAATATTTGTTATTCGGGTGAAGCACAAGAAGCGGCTCAGTGGATTGAGACCCTGCTTAGCAAAGCAGGTTTTTCGGTTTCTGCCAATGCATCGGCTAACTGCGGAAACTGGAGAATTGAACAGGACAGTTCTTTAAATGCTACTTTAGGAGAAGAAGGGTATCAGCTAAAAATTTCCGAAGAGGGCGTTATGCTGAAGGCTGCTTCAAAAGCCGGACTTTTCTACGGAATTCAGACGCTGCGCCAAATGTTTCCCGCCCAAATTGAGAGTGAGGGCTTAAAAGGAGGGGTGGTGCTTAGGCACACTTCTATTGAAGATAAACCTGAATTTGGTTGGAGAGGAACCATGGTAGATGTGGCCAGAAGTTTCTTTGATCTGGAATATTTAAAGCGGCACGTAGACAGGATGGCGCTTTACAAGATGAACCGTTTGCACCTGCATTTGTCCGATGATCAGGGATGGAGGATAGAGATTAAAGGCTGGCCTAAATTAACAGAGATAGGCGGGAAAAGTTCGGTGCGTAGGGGACGCTCAGGTTATTTGACCCAGGAGGAATACAAAGAGCTTCAGGATTACGCTTTGGAGAGAAACATCACCATAATTCCTGAAATTGATATGCCGGGCCATATTTATGCCGCCCTGTTATCTTACCCCGAATTGAACTGTGACGAATATTCCAATTTAACTCCAAAAAGGGCAATCCCGCCAGCTATTTTTGAAGATTACAATGTTGGATGGAGCAAGTTCTGCCTTGAGAACCCCGAGATATACAAATTTGTTGCCGATGTTGTTGAAGAAATGGCCGAAATCACCAAAGGGCCATGGCTGCATATTGGGGGAGATGAAATTGAAGACCCGAGATATGAAGAATTTGTTATTAAAGCAGATTCTATCGTGCAGTCTTATGGTAAAACCACTATTGGCTGGGAAGAAGTTACTAAAGCTGAAGTGAGTTCTAATCTTATTAGTCAACAATGGCATGGAAAAGTTGAAAGCGTAGTGAAAGATATAAAGGTAATTCACTCTTTGTGTTCTGGACTTTATCTGGATCATGCTAATGAACCGGGGCAGGAGAATACCAATAACTGGTGTAAGAAAGACGGGGTTAGCCTGGAGAACACCTATAATTTTGACAATTATAATCCCAATGTATTAGGGGTTGAGGCAGCTGTGTGGAGTGAATATGTTCTTACAGACGAAATGATGGACAATAGGTTCTGGCCCCGCGCTATTGCAGCGGCAGAAGTAGGTTGGACTAAAGGGAGCCACAGAAATTATGATGACTTTGCAGAGAGACTCGGAAAACAGGGAGACAGATTACGAGCCCTCGATATCAATTTTTATAGAAGTCCTGGAGTAAACTGGGGTGTCGAAAAGACCGTTCCGGGAGTATTTTCTAATTTGTAA
- the murQ gene encoding N-acetylmuramic acid 6-phosphate etherase has protein sequence MMKNNYGNKPTTERSSNYDHLEKMSTQELLTNINNEDKSVPLAIEKQLPAIEKLIDVIVARMQEGGRLFYIGAGTSGRLGVLDASECPPTFGVSEDWVIGLIAGGDHALRHAVENAEDDFDQAWKDLEKFHISKKDVLVGIAASGTTPYVIGGVKRAREEGIATGCITCNDSSPLAAEVEFPVEVVVGPEFVTGSTRMKAGTAQKLVLNMISTSSLIKMGRVKGNKMVDMQLSNKKLVERGVLMVMEELKIERKKATDLLALHGSVREVLRKFRKE, from the coding sequence ATGATGAAAAACAACTATGGAAATAAGCCAACAACCGAGAGGTCATCAAATTATGATCATCTTGAGAAGATGAGTACACAAGAATTACTCACAAATATTAATAATGAAGACAAATCTGTACCTCTGGCAATTGAAAAACAATTACCTGCCATTGAAAAATTGATAGATGTCATTGTGGCCCGTATGCAGGAAGGTGGCAGGCTGTTCTATATTGGAGCCGGAACCAGTGGCAGGCTGGGAGTGCTGGATGCCTCTGAATGTCCCCCCACATTTGGAGTTTCTGAAGACTGGGTGATAGGATTAATTGCAGGGGGCGATCATGCTCTAAGACATGCTGTTGAAAATGCAGAAGATGATTTTGACCAGGCCTGGAAAGATTTGGAGAAATTTCATATAAGTAAAAAAGATGTGCTGGTAGGCATAGCAGCTTCGGGCACTACGCCTTATGTGATTGGCGGAGTAAAAAGAGCCAGGGAAGAAGGGATAGCGACGGGTTGTATTACCTGTAATGATAGTAGCCCTTTAGCCGCTGAAGTAGAGTTTCCTGTTGAAGTAGTGGTAGGGCCCGAGTTTGTTACCGGCAGTACCAGAATGAAAGCGGGCACTGCTCAAAAATTAGTACTCAACATGATTTCCACAAGCAGCCTCATAAAAATGGGGAGAGTAAAAGGAAATAAGATGGTTGATATGCAATTGTCCAACAAAAAACTTGTTGAAAGGGGTGTTCTAATGGTTATGGAGGAACTTAAGATAGAGCGAAAAAAAGCAA